The Thermoproteota archaeon genome includes a window with the following:
- the cbiE gene encoding precorrin-6y C5,15-methyltransferase (decarboxylating) subunit CbiE — MTVYALGVGPGSSEYVTDVAKKIIQNSDVIAGYKYTLQTITDLLVDKEVHEITMNNQEDVYQKIAINLRGKNLVVPFTGDVNFSESEVVDRLIEIFGDVEIVPGISSIQVAASKAKVPLDKSKVITMHVTSSIEEKKLELQKALIDGFSVILVPRPWPKMPEKHFMPSEISLYLERNGFDTSKIKVHVFEALTTEKETSFVGTVRDLLGKEFSDLSVMVFNQTELDSYMNYKWQWKN, encoded by the coding sequence ATGACTGTGTATGCACTTGGTGTCGGACCGGGATCCTCAGAGTATGTTACTGATGTAGCAAAAAAAATTATTCAAAACTCTGATGTTATTGCGGGATACAAATACACTCTACAAACAATTACTGACTTGTTGGTAGATAAGGAAGTTCATGAAATTACAATGAATAATCAAGAAGATGTTTATCAAAAAATTGCTATAAATTTACGAGGAAAAAATTTAGTTGTGCCATTTACAGGTGATGTAAATTTTTCAGAATCAGAAGTGGTAGATAGGTTAATTGAGATATTTGGTGATGTTGAGATTGTACCAGGTATCAGCTCCATTCAGGTAGCAGCTTCAAAAGCAAAAGTTCCTCTTGATAAATCCAAGGTAATCACCATGCATGTAACATCATCCATTGAGGAGAAAAAATTAGAACTCCAAAAAGCATTGATTGATGGATTTAGTGTGATTCTAGTTCCAAGACCGTGGCCCAAGATGCCTGAAAAACATTTCATGCCATCTGAGATTTCATTGTATTTGGAAAGAAATGGATTTGATACGTCAAAAATAAAGGTACATGTATTCGAAGCATTAACTACAGAAAAAGAAACGTCTTTTGTTGGAACAGTTAGGGATTTGCTAGGGAAGGAATTTTCAGATCTTTCTGTAATGGTGTTTAATCAAACAGAGTTAGATTCGTACATGAACTACAAATGGCAATGGAAGAATTAG